A window of the Caldicellulosiruptoraceae bacterium PP1 genome harbors these coding sequences:
- a CDS encoding tRNA1(Val) (adenine(37)-N6)-methyltransferase gives MLRREKLKIGNFSIYQDTDHFLYGTDAVVLSDFIKCKKNDTLIEFGSGSLIIPILLYAKGKKFKKIYSLEVQKEVYNIALMNRDINNLTDKIEILNADLKDSLKIFGSEFADIVFTNPPYRKVNTGTINPNINKAIARHEIMCTIEDVIKSAMQILKFGGSFYMVYRSDRLTDAIYYLRMYKLEPKQIRFVHQNKEKESSLVLIEAKKGKQCTLKIDKPLFIDEMGYYLDSEDE, from the coding sequence ATGTTAAGAAGAGAAAAGCTTAAAATAGGTAATTTTTCTATATATCAGGATACAGATCACTTTTTATATGGAACTGATGCAGTTGTTTTAAGTGATTTTATTAAATGTAAGAAAAATGACACATTGATTGAATTTGGATCAGGTTCACTTATAATACCTATACTTTTATATGCTAAAGGGAAAAAATTTAAGAAAATATATTCACTTGAAGTACAAAAAGAGGTATATAATATTGCTTTAATGAATAGAGACATTAATAATCTTACAGATAAAATTGAAATTCTTAATGCTGATCTTAAAGATAGTTTAAAGATATTTGGATCTGAATTTGCAGATATTGTTTTTACAAATCCACCATATAGAAAGGTAAACACAGGAACAATAAATCCAAATATTAATAAAGCTATTGCAAGGCATGAGATTATGTGTACAATCGAAGATGTTATAAAATCAGCAATGCAAATTTTAAAATTTGGTGGAAGTTTTTATATGGTATATAGAAGTGATAGACTAACTGATGCAATATATTATTTAAGGATGTATAAATTAGAACCAAAGCAAATTAGATTTGTTCACCAGAATAAAGAAAAAGAGTCATCCTTAGTTTTAATAGAAGCAAAAAAAGGTAAACAATGTACATTAAAAATAGACAAGCCTTTATTTATTGATGAAATGGGATACTATTTAGATAGCGAGGATGAATAA
- the gyrA gene encoding DNA gyrase subunit A gives MEELEQRIVPVEIQDEMKKSYIDYAMSVIVARALPDVRDGLKPVHRRILFSMNEIGLTPDKQYKKSATVVGNVLAKYHPHGDAAVYESLVRMAQDFSMRYPLVDGHGNFGSIDGDPPAAMRYTEAKMAKIASELLRDIEKETVDYMPNFDESAKEPKVLPSRFPNLLVNGSQGIAVGMATNIPPHNLGEIIDAVCLLLDNENATLDDILKIVKGPDFPTGGYILGKQGIKEAYSKGRGKIIIRSKAVIEEYGHGKERIVVTEIPYMVNKSRLIEKIAELVRDKKIEGISDIRDESDKDGLRIVIEIKRDANANVILKQLYKNTQMQETFGIILLALVDYQPKILTLLDMLKYYIQHQKEIIIRRTQYDLRKAEERAHILEGLKKALDHIDEIISIIRSSKTVQEAKARLIDRFSFSEVQAQAILDMRLQRLTGLERQKIEEELAELIKMIEYYKNILSSETLVKEIIKKEILEIKQKYNDERRTKILVDAQEDFDEEELIQEEENVITLTHFGYIKRLPLDTYKNQKRGGRGVTGISTREEDFVEEILVTTTHHFVLFFTDSGKVYKLKTYEVPETGRQAKGTAIINIIPISKDEKITACISVRDFEQGYLMMCTKKGTIKKVVLKEFENTTKAGKKAITLDEDDVLIDVKYTTGNSEIVLVSSFGNCVVFNEQDVRAMGRTASGVKGMTLEDGDFIVGMERADEGKYLLCVTQNGYGKRTDLSEYRKTKRGAKGVITYKVNDKTGNIADIKMVGDNDDIMLVSTDGTFIRINISEIPVQGRQTQGVKLMKINEDVNLSSIARIKDEE, from the coding sequence ATGGAAGAACTTGAACAAAGGATTGTTCCTGTCGAAATACAGGATGAGATGAAAAAATCATATATTGATTATGCAATGAGTGTTATTGTAGCAAGAGCACTTCCTGATGTAAGGGATGGTCTTAAGCCTGTTCATAGAAGAATTTTATTTTCAATGAATGAGATTGGACTTACCCCTGATAAACAATATAAAAAATCTGCAACAGTTGTTGGTAATGTCCTTGCAAAATATCATCCTCATGGTGATGCAGCTGTTTATGAAAGTTTAGTTAGAATGGCACAAGATTTTTCAATGAGATATCCACTTGTGGATGGGCATGGAAATTTTGGTTCAATAGATGGTGATCCTCCAGCTGCTATGAGGTACACAGAGGCTAAGATGGCAAAGATAGCTTCTGAACTTTTACGCGATATAGAAAAAGAAACAGTAGACTATATGCCAAACTTTGATGAATCAGCAAAAGAACCAAAGGTTTTGCCATCAAGGTTTCCAAATTTACTTGTTAATGGATCACAAGGTATAGCAGTTGGCATGGCTACAAATATTCCTCCACATAACCTTGGAGAGATTATTGATGCAGTATGCCTTTTATTAGATAACGAGAATGCAACACTTGATGATATTTTAAAGATTGTAAAAGGACCAGATTTTCCAACAGGTGGATATATATTAGGTAAACAAGGAATAAAAGAGGCATATTCAAAGGGTAGAGGAAAGATTATAATAAGGTCTAAGGCTGTAATAGAGGAATATGGTCATGGTAAAGAAAGAATTGTTGTAACAGAAATTCCTTACATGGTTAATAAATCAAGACTTATAGAAAAGATTGCAGAGCTTGTTAGAGATAAAAAAATTGAAGGTATTTCTGATATTAGAGATGAATCTGACAAAGATGGACTTAGAATTGTTATTGAGATTAAAAGAGATGCAAATGCTAATGTTATACTAAAGCAGCTTTATAAAAACACACAAATGCAAGAAACCTTTGGTATCATTCTTCTTGCACTTGTTGATTATCAGCCAAAGATTTTAACTCTACTTGATATGCTAAAATATTATATTCAGCATCAAAAAGAGATTATTATAAGAAGAACTCAATATGATTTAAGAAAAGCAGAAGAAAGAGCTCATATTTTAGAAGGTCTAAAAAAAGCACTTGATCATATTGATGAGATTATATCAATTATCAGAAGTTCAAAAACTGTTCAAGAAGCAAAAGCAAGACTTATTGATAGATTTTCATTCAGTGAAGTTCAAGCACAAGCTATATTAGATATGAGACTTCAAAGGCTTACTGGTCTTGAAAGACAAAAAATAGAGGAAGAGCTTGCTGAACTTATTAAAATGATAGAATATTATAAAAATATTCTTTCATCAGAAACATTGGTAAAAGAGATTATAAAGAAAGAAATACTTGAAATTAAGCAAAAGTATAACGATGAAAGAAGAACAAAGATTTTAGTTGATGCACAAGAAGATTTTGATGAAGAGGAACTTATTCAAGAAGAAGAAAATGTTATTACACTAACTCACTTTGGATATATAAAAAGACTTCCTCTTGACACATACAAAAATCAAAAAAGAGGAGGAAGAGGTGTAACAGGAATATCTACAAGAGAAGAAGATTTTGTTGAGGAAATTCTTGTTACAACTACTCACCATTTTGTATTATTCTTTACTGATTCGGGTAAGGTATATAAACTTAAGACTTATGAGGTTCCTGAAACAGGAAGACAAGCAAAGGGAACTGCAATAATAAATATTATACCTATCAGTAAAGATGAAAAAATTACTGCTTGTATAAGTGTAAGAGATTTTGAACAAGGCTATCTTATGATGTGTACCAAAAAAGGCACAATCAAAAAGGTAGTTCTAAAAGAATTCGAGAATACAACAAAAGCAGGTAAAAAAGCTATAACACTTGATGAAGATGATGTTTTGATAGATGTAAAATACACAACTGGAAATTCAGAAATAGTGCTTGTAAGCAGTTTTGGAAATTGTGTTGTTTTTAATGAACAAGATGTAAGAGCAATGGGTAGAACAGCTTCTGGTGTTAAAGGAATGACATTAGAAGATGGTGATTTTATAGTTGGAATGGAAAGAGCTGATGAAGGTAAGTATCTTCTTTGCGTAACTCAAAATGGCTATGGGAAGAGAACAGATTTAAGTGAGTATAGGAAAACAAAAAGAGGAGCAAAAGGTGTAATTACCTATAAGGTTAATGATAAAACAGGAAATATAGCTGATATTAAAATGGTAGGTGACAATGACGATATAATGCTTGTCTCAACTGATGGAACTTTTATAAGAATAAACATAAGCGAAATACCAGTACAAGGAAGACAAACTCAAGGAGTAAAATTAATGAAAATAAATGAAGATGTTAATTTAAGCTCAATTGCAAGAATTAAAGATGAGGAATAG
- a CDS encoding AbrB/MazE/SpoVT family DNA-binding domain-containing protein — protein sequence MKSTGVVRKVDELGRIVLPIELRRTLDIAEKDALEIFVDGDKIVLRKYEPACIFCGNAKDVIYYKGKNICKECFEEIKKS from the coding sequence ATGAAATCAACAGGTGTTGTTAGAAAAGTAGACGAGCTTGGTAGAATAGTTCTTCCAATCGAGCTTAGAAGAACTCTTGATATTGCTGAAAAAGATGCTTTAGAAATATTTGTAGATGGGGACAAAATAGTTCTTAGAAAATACGAACCAGCTTGTATCTTCTGTGGAAATGCAAAAGATGTTATCTACTACAAAGGTAAAAATATTTGCAAGGAATGCTTTGAAGAAATTAAGAAAAGCTAA
- the dnaN gene encoding DNA polymerase III subunit beta, protein MKIVVDRDLLLKNISKVIPIAVKAKTLNILEYLLIEVEDTVVLTSNDMNVQIQTEFNTEIIEKGSCLVKAKLFSEIIKKMPSNNEIVLEKKNNEIFIHCGKIEFKLPTLDPQDFPKMERKQTENRISINKDEFIKSIDMVVFSASKEDIRPTLKGVLFEKKDDKLFFVALDGHRLSVKNVDYTSIDGEISKIIPAETLDDVTKIAQLEDVEEINISFFENQAYFIIGSTNVICSLIAGKFFDYRNAIPNEHSTKVIINSEILNSSIERATIVTREDKLDAPLVIFDINENSFVVQSISSTGKYDEELLCNVDGKHQRIGFNAKYFLEVFKVIKGDIEIKFVNQTSPCILRLIDDDKFIYVVLPLRMPE, encoded by the coding sequence ATGAAGATAGTTGTGGATAGAGATTTACTTTTAAAGAATATTTCCAAGGTAATACCAATTGCAGTAAAAGCAAAAACTTTAAATATTCTTGAATACCTTTTAATAGAAGTTGAAGATACAGTTGTTCTTACCTCCAATGATATGAATGTTCAAATTCAAACTGAATTTAACACTGAAATTATAGAAAAAGGAAGCTGTTTAGTTAAGGCTAAGCTTTTCTCTGAAATAATAAAAAAGATGCCTTCAAATAATGAGATAGTATTAGAAAAGAAAAATAACGAAATTTTTATCCACTGTGGAAAAATTGAATTCAAACTTCCTACTTTAGATCCACAAGACTTTCCAAAAATGGAGAGGAAGCAAACAGAGAATAGAATATCAATAAATAAAGATGAATTTATTAAATCAATTGATATGGTTGTTTTTTCAGCAAGCAAAGAGGATATAAGACCAACATTAAAAGGTGTTCTTTTTGAAAAAAAAGATGATAAGCTATTTTTTGTTGCATTAGATGGCCATAGATTGTCAGTAAAAAATGTTGATTATACAAGTATTGATGGAGAAATCTCAAAAATTATTCCAGCAGAAACCTTAGATGATGTAACAAAAATAGCACAGCTTGAAGATGTTGAAGAAATTAACATCTCCTTTTTTGAAAATCAAGCTTATTTTATAATTGGTTCTACAAACGTAATATGTAGTTTAATTGCAGGAAAATTCTTCGATTATAGAAATGCTATCCCAAATGAACATTCTACAAAGGTTATAATAAATTCTGAAATATTAAACTCTAGCATTGAAAGAGCAACAATTGTAACAAGAGAGGACAAGCTTGATGCTCCTTTAGTAATATTTGATATAAATGAGAATTCATTTGTTGTTCAATCTATATCATCAACAGGAAAATATGATGAGGAATTGCTATGCAATGTGGACGGAAAACATCAGAGAATTGGATTTAATGCAAAATACTTTTTAGAAGTTTTTAAGGTTATAAAAGGTGATATAGAAATAAAATTTGTAAACCAAACAAGTCCATGTATATTAAGATTAATAGATGATGATAAATTTATATATGTAGTTCTTCCATTAAGAATGCCTGAATAA
- a CDS encoding nucleoside recognition domain-containing protein, giving the protein MRLKTKKKKMNFVFSVLFIASFLISIFNGKFTELTQIIFDIPTSFLQLFFTISLSIILWMGVINVAKESGLIEKFNKFLYPIIKILFNTRSKSAQNFITTNIVSNFFGLGNAASPAGIKATQELEKECSNNEASDDVILFVILNICSIQIIPTTMIMLRIKYNSQNPFGFVLIVLCVSFLSTLFGIIMCKIYSKIWKGKK; this is encoded by the coding sequence ATGAGACTAAAAACAAAGAAAAAAAAAATGAATTTTGTGTTTTCTGTTCTTTTTATTGCCTCCTTTCTCATTTCGATATTTAATGGAAAATTTACGGAGCTTACTCAAATAATCTTTGACATACCAACCTCTTTTCTACAACTATTTTTTACAATTTCCCTTTCTATTATTCTATGGATGGGTGTAATAAATGTGGCAAAAGAATCGGGACTTATAGAAAAGTTTAATAAATTTTTGTATCCAATTATAAAAATTTTATTTAATACAAGAAGTAAATCAGCACAGAACTTTATAACAACTAATATTGTTTCAAATTTTTTTGGGTTAGGTAATGCAGCAAGCCCGGCAGGAATAAAAGCTACACAAGAACTTGAAAAAGAGTGTTCAAATAATGAAGCCTCTGATGATGTTATACTTTTTGTTATCTTAAATATCTGTTCAATACAAATTATACCAACAACAATGATTATGTTAAGAATTAAATATAATTCACAAAATCCATTTGGGTTTGTTTTAATTGTTCTTTGCGTTTCATTTTTGTCAACATTATTTGGTATTATCATGTGCAAGATATATAGTAAAATATGGAAAGGGAAGAAATAG
- a CDS encoding response regulator, with translation MKIVVVDDATFIRSILKDIFSSLGHHVIAEFSNAKDLINNIENLDADLLTMDITMPDIDGITATRIVKNLKPDLKVIVISAITVSHIEEEAINCGANEFIQKPFSRDRIVQTVKRIESELVDKN, from the coding sequence ATGAAAATAGTTGTGGTGGATGATGCAACCTTTATAAGATCAATATTAAAAGATATATTTTCCTCACTAGGCCATCACGTTATAGCAGAATTTTCTAATGCAAAGGATTTAATCAATAACATTGAAAATTTAGATGCTGATTTATTAACAATGGACATTACAATGCCTGATATTGATGGTATTACTGCAACAAGGATTGTAAAAAACCTAAAGCCTGATTTAAAAGTAATAGTAATTTCAGCTATAACTGTTTCACATATTGAAGAGGAAGCAATAAATTGTGGTGCAAATGAATTCATTCAAAAGCCTTTTTCTAGAGATAGAATAGTTCAAACAGTTAAAAGAATTGAAAGTGAGCTTGTTGATAAAAATTAA
- a CDS encoding DNA replication/repair protein RecF: MKIKRLYLENFRLYEKEEFEFDKSINIISGANASGKTSILEAIYFCLYGKSFKSRDIDAIKFDKDYFSLNLYLNMENHTSVKSNVYVEKSGLKRIIINEKKINKLSELIDKFNLILFQPNSVNLIKGDPSIRRRFLDMIMIKIYPHMFFVVSDFNKVIQNRNAFLKSNSKNDIIDVYDQELSILSESIINKRIEIIKRISECFNFIFNFLIDENQNISIEYKNSLKVFDKQEIYKILINNRKKDTEMKYTTKGPHRDDFEVYINNKNSKIFASEGQIKLLTIALILSIAEITQDPILLLDDIFSELDIKKRNKVIEFCQKYQTFITTTDDNFEGKIYYISRM, encoded by the coding sequence ATGAAAATAAAAAGGCTTTATCTTGAAAATTTTAGGTTATATGAAAAAGAAGAGTTTGAATTTGATAAGTCAATTAATATTATAAGCGGTGCTAATGCCTCAGGAAAGACAAGTATTCTTGAGGCTATATATTTTTGCTTATATGGTAAGAGCTTTAAATCAAGAGATATTGATGCTATAAAATTTGATAAGGATTATTTTTCTTTAAATTTATATTTAAATATGGAAAACCACACATCTGTAAAATCAAATGTTTATGTAGAAAAATCAGGATTAAAGAGAATAATTATAAATGAAAAGAAAATAAATAAGTTATCTGAATTGATTGATAAATTTAACCTTATTTTATTTCAGCCAAACTCAGTAAATTTAATAAAAGGTGATCCATCAATTAGAAGAAGATTTTTAGATATGATAATGATAAAAATCTATCCGCATATGTTTTTTGTTGTTTCTGATTTTAATAAAGTTATTCAAAATAGAAATGCTTTTTTGAAAAGCAATTCAAAAAACGATATAATAGATGTATATGATCAGGAGCTATCTATATTATCTGAGAGTATTATTAACAAGAGAATTGAGATAATAAAAAGGATTTCTGAATGCTTTAATTTTATTTTTAACTTTTTAATTGATGAAAATCAAAACATTAGTATTGAATATAAAAATAGCTTGAAAGTATTTGATAAACAAGAAATCTATAAAATACTCATAAACAACAGAAAAAAAGATACTGAAATGAAATACACAACAAAAGGTCCTCATAGAGATGATTTTGAAGTTTATATTAATAATAAAAATTCCAAAATATTTGCATCAGAAGGACAAATAAAATTGCTTACAATAGCATTAATACTTTCTATTGCTGAAATAACTCAAGATCCTATACTATTATTAGATGATATCTTTTCTGAGTTAGATATTAAAAAAAGGAATAAGGTTATTGAATTTTGCCAAAAATATCAGACATTTATTACAACAACTGATGATAATTTTGAAGGTAAAATATACTATATTTCGAGGATGTGA
- the gyrB gene encoding DNA topoisomerase (ATP-hydrolyzing) subunit B translates to MENNYTAEQIQVLEGLEAVRKRPGMYIGSTSQRGLHHLVYEIVDNAIDEALAGFCNDIQITINKDNSVTVIDNGRGIPVDIHPKLKKSAVEVVFTVLHAGGKFNEGAYKVSGGLHGVGASVVNALSRWLEVEVYKDGYIYYQKYNRGIPETDLIKKGETTKTGTKITFMPDDEIFETVEFDYDTLLQRIRELAFLNKGIKITISDERQEPAKKKELKYDGGIAEFVKYMNRNKEVIHKDPIYIEGTKNDIVIEIAMQYTDQYNENIYSFANNIATIDGGTHLVGFKSAITKVFNDYAKKYNLLKDVNLQGEDIREGLTAVVSVKIHEPQFEGQTKTKLGNSEARWAVDSLVSEKLESFLEENPDISKKIIDKAILSSKAREAARKARELVTKRKSALEGLNLPGKLADCSEKDPKLCEIFIVEGDSAGGSAKQGRDRRYQAILPLWGKMLNVEKARIDKIYSNDKLTPLISAIGVGIGDDIDLKKLRYHKIIIMADADVDGSHIRTLLLTFFYRYMRPLIENGYVYIAQPPLYKVIKGKQVRYAYNDKDLQKVLKEFKDAEVQRFKGLGEMNAEELWETTMDPKNRILLKVELEDAVIAEEIFTILMGEKVEPRREFIEQNAKFVRNLDI, encoded by the coding sequence ATGGAAAATAACTATACTGCCGAACAAATACAGGTGCTTGAGGGACTTGAGGCAGTTAGAAAAAGACCAGGTATGTATATAGGTTCAACATCTCAAAGAGGTCTTCATCATCTTGTCTATGAAATTGTAGATAATGCCATTGATGAAGCATTAGCTGGATTTTGCAATGATATACAAATTACTATAAACAAAGATAATTCTGTAACAGTTATAGATAATGGTAGAGGTATACCTGTTGATATACATCCAAAACTTAAAAAATCTGCTGTTGAGGTTGTTTTTACAGTTCTTCATGCAGGTGGTAAATTTAACGAAGGTGCTTATAAGGTTTCTGGTGGCTTACATGGTGTTGGTGCATCTGTTGTTAATGCTCTTTCAAGATGGCTTGAAGTTGAGGTTTATAAAGATGGATATATTTATTATCAAAAATATAACAGGGGTATTCCAGAAACTGATCTTATAAAAAAAGGTGAAACAACCAAAACAGGTACTAAAATTACATTTATGCCTGATGATGAGATATTTGAAACAGTTGAGTTTGACTATGATACACTTTTGCAAAGAATAAGGGAACTTGCATTTTTAAACAAAGGGATAAAAATAACAATTTCTGATGAAAGACAAGAACCAGCAAAAAAGAAAGAATTGAAATATGATGGTGGTATTGCAGAATTTGTAAAATATATGAATAGAAACAAAGAGGTTATTCATAAAGATCCTATTTACATTGAAGGTACCAAAAATGATATTGTAATAGAAATTGCAATGCAATATACAGATCAATACAACGAAAATATATATTCATTTGCAAACAATATTGCAACTATTGATGGTGGAACGCATTTAGTAGGGTTCAAATCTGCAATAACAAAGGTATTTAATGACTATGCTAAAAAATATAATCTTTTGAAGGATGTAAATTTACAAGGTGAGGATATAAGGGAAGGACTTACAGCTGTTGTATCTGTTAAGATACATGAACCACAGTTTGAAGGACAGACAAAAACAAAGTTAGGTAATAGTGAAGCTCGTTGGGCTGTTGATTCTTTAGTATCCGAAAAACTTGAAAGCTTTTTAGAAGAAAATCCTGATATATCAAAAAAGATAATAGATAAGGCTATTCTATCATCAAAAGCAAGAGAGGCTGCAAGAAAGGCTCGAGAACTTGTTACAAAAAGAAAAAGTGCATTAGAAGGGCTTAACCTCCCAGGAAAATTAGCAGACTGTTCAGAAAAAGACCCCAAATTATGTGAGATATTTATTGTTGAGGGTGATTCAGCAGGTGGTTCTGCAAAACAGGGAAGAGATAGAAGATATCAAGCTATACTTCCTCTTTGGGGTAAGATGCTAAATGTTGAAAAAGCAAGAATTGATAAGATTTACTCAAATGATAAACTAACACCATTAATTTCTGCAATAGGTGTTGGTATTGGAGATGATATTGATCTTAAGAAACTTAGATACCACAAAATTATTATAATGGCCGATGCTGATGTGGATGGTTCACATATTAGAACACTACTTTTAACATTCTTTTATAGATATATGAGACCACTTATTGAAAATGGGTATGTATATATAGCTCAACCACCACTTTATAAAGTTATAAAGGGTAAACAGGTTAGATATGCATATAATGATAAGGATTTGCAAAAGGTTTTAAAAGAATTTAAAGATGCTGAAGTTCAAAGATTTAAAGGTCTTGGAGAGATGAATGCAGAAGAGCTTTGGGAAACAACTATGGATCCTAAAAATAGGATTCTTTTAAAGGTTGAACTTGAAGATGCTGTTATTGCCGAAGAAATATTCACTATACTTATGGGTGAAAAGGTTGAACCAAGAAGAGAATTTATTGAGCAAAATGCAAAATTTGTTCGTAACCTTGACATATAG
- the remB gene encoding extracellular matrix regulator RemB: protein MFANIGEDFVINNSEILAIIDYNVFMKSTPNKAILELMHKNDRLVIINDQVKKSVIILEIDGKLFGIISPISTGTLSNRFVNFNMYFENLLVSEGD, encoded by the coding sequence ATGTTTGCAAATATCGGGGAGGATTTTGTAATCAATAATTCAGAAATATTAGCAATAATTGATTATAATGTTTTCATGAAATCTACCCCTAACAAAGCCATTTTAGAATTGATGCATAAAAATGATAGATTAGTGATAATTAATGATCAAGTTAAAAAATCTGTTATAATACTCGAAATAGATGGAAAACTATTTGGGATTATTTCCCCAATATCAACAGGAACATTGTCAAATAGATTTGTAAACTTTAATATGTATTTTGAAAATTTATTAGTTTCGGAAGGTGATTAA
- the rsmI gene encoding 16S rRNA (cytidine(1402)-2'-O)-methyltransferase yields the protein MAGTLYIVATPIGNLDDITKRAIDTLNLVDIIACEDTRVTLKLLNYLNIKKPLLSYHKYSVKSRESTIINQLLSGKNIALVSDAGMPLISDPGEELINICYQEGIKVTVIPGACAFVSALVISGLSTKNFVFEGFLPKNNRSKKEKLNELKNEKRTIVFYEAPHKLIYTLEEMKEYFGSKRRISIVKEITKLHENVFLTTIEEAIDFYKSNPPKGEYVLIVEGSHNQVEEIHIEDVNEFIISKLNENIDKKQIIKEACEKFNISRNEVYKMILDLQKNNM from the coding sequence GTGGCTGGAACATTATATATTGTTGCAACACCAATAGGAAACCTTGATGATATAACCAAAAGAGCAATAGATACATTAAATCTTGTAGATATAATTGCTTGTGAAGATACAAGGGTTACATTAAAACTATTAAATTATCTAAATATTAAAAAGCCTTTATTATCTTATCACAAGTATAGTGTAAAAAGCAGAGAATCAACAATAATAAACCAATTATTAAGTGGGAAAAATATTGCATTGGTTTCTGATGCAGGTATGCCTCTTATTTCTGATCCTGGCGAAGAACTTATAAATATCTGCTATCAAGAGGGAATAAAAGTAACAGTAATACCTGGAGCATGTGCTTTTGTAAGTGCCCTTGTTATATCTGGACTTTCAACAAAAAACTTTGTGTTTGAAGGATTTCTTCCAAAAAATAATAGATCAAAGAAAGAAAAATTAAATGAGCTAAAAAATGAAAAAAGAACAATTGTTTTTTATGAAGCACCACATAAATTAATATACACTTTAGAAGAAATGAAAGAGTATTTTGGTAGTAAAAGAAGGATAAGTATTGTTAAAGAAATAACAAAACTTCATGAAAATGTTTTTCTAACTACTATAGAAGAAGCAATAGATTTTTATAAGAGTAACCCTCCAAAAGGTGAATATGTTTTAATTGTTGAAGGATCTCATAATCAAGTTGAAGAAATACACATTGAAGATGTAAATGAATTTATTATTAGTAAGCTTAATGAAAATATAGATAAAAAACAGATTATAAAAGAGGCTTGTGAAAAATTTAATATTTCGAGAAATGAAGTATATAAAATGATTTTAGATTTACAAAAGAATAATATGTAA